AGCGAACAACCACAGCTACTCTTGGCGCATCACTTAAAATCCTTAAAGTTGCCGACATTCTCCAGGGAATACGACAAGGTTGCCCAACAGTGCGCTGCCGAAGGAATGGATTATCCCCGCTACCTGCTACGTTTGGCAGAGTTGGAGTTAATCGAACGTGAACGGCGGATGGTAGAACGACGAATTCGTGAAGCGAAGTTCCCAGCCGTAAAAAGTCTGGACAGTTTTGATTTCCGAGCTTTGCCCAGTATCAACAAGCCTCTGGTCAACGAACTTGCCCGATGCGAATACATTTTACGCCGAGAAAATATCATTGCCCTCGGCAATAGTGGCACGGGTAAAACACACTTGGTCCTTGGACTTGGACTTGCTGCATGTCAGAAGGGCCTTTCAGTGGGCTTTGTCACGGCGGCGTCACTAGTCCATGAGTTGATGGAGGCAAGAGATGAGAAGCGATTGCTACGTATGCAGAAACAGCTTGCAGGGTACAAGTTGCTTATCATTGATGAGCTTGGATTTGTGCCGTTGTCAAAAGTAGGGGCCGAGCTTCTGTTTGAGGTTTTCAGCCAACGATATGAACGTGGATCAATCGCTGTTACAAGCAATTTGCCATTTGATGAATGGACAGAGGTTTTTGGTTCAGAGCGCTTGACTGGAGCATTGCTAGACCGTCTCACGCATCATGTGCATATCCTGGAAATTAACGGTGACAGTTACAGGCTTAACCAAAGCAAAATGAAGCTTCGTCCGGCTCAAAGACCATCTCTTGAGGATAACGGACAAAATCCAGAGCCTTCCCCAAGGTAAAGAACCGAGATATCAAATCGACAGAAAGGGCCCCTCGGGGCCCTTTCTCTGACAACGGGTGGTACACTTTTACTCCGGCCAGCCGGTACACTTTCTCTCCGCCCTT
The DNA window shown above is from Desulfovibrio sp. TomC and carries:
- the istB gene encoding IS21-like element helper ATPase IstB; the protein is MSEQPQLLLAHHLKSLKLPTFSREYDKVAQQCAAEGMDYPRYLLRLAELELIERERRMVERRIREAKFPAVKSLDSFDFRALPSINKPLVNELARCEYILRRENIIALGNSGTGKTHLVLGLGLAACQKGLSVGFVTAASLVHELMEARDEKRLLRMQKQLAGYKLLIIDELGFVPLSKVGAELLFEVFSQRYERGSIAVTSNLPFDEWTEVFGSERLTGALLDRLTHHVHILEINGDSYRLNQSKMKLRPAQRPSLEDNGQNPEPSPR